ATGTTTGAAAGTCGCTGTATCACTATCTGATTCTGATCCTCAAAATAATCTATCTTGTCTATCACCGTTTCCTTGTCGTCTGAGAAAAGATCTTTATTTTGTATGCTCTCAGATATGCTTTCATAATAAGTTATGTCTGTAGCGTGGACATGCAACCTTGCGCGAAGCGGATTTACTTCAAGTTCATCAAGCCCCTGCAAAAGTTCAGCATCATCTGCGTGTTTTCGCCTGTATTCTGCAAGTGCCTCATTTTGTGACACATAAGACACATCGCTAACACCATCCAAACCCTCTGTGAAAGCCTTAAAATCATTTATTACCGCCTCTTCAGTTGCTGGGACAAAATAAACCGTAACATCAACCTTCTCCCTCACCCTCTCCAAAGCATCATTAAAAAGCGTATTGCCAAGAAGGGACAAACCCACCACAAAAAGCATCGTCGCCATAACAAAAACTGAGGAAAGCGAGATGAAAGTGTTTCTGAAAAAATTAACAAACCCGTAATGTATTATTCTTTTTATGTTCGTTGAGAATGACATATATCAATTACACGGAGTATTCACCCTTATTATTATCACGGACAACTGAGCCATCTTCAAGTGTTATCACGCGACCGCCAACACTTTTTACAACCCCCTTGTCATGCGAGGTCAGAATTATTGTATGACCAAGTTTGTTTATTTGTTTAAGTATATCAATAACCTCATAAGAGTTCAGCGGATCTAAATTACCAGTCGGCTC
The sequence above is drawn from the Candidatus Campbellbacteria bacterium genome and encodes:
- a CDS encoding permease-like cell division protein FtsX — its product is MSFSTNIKRIIHYGFVNFFRNTFISLSSVFVMATMLFVVGLSLLGNTLFNDALERVREKVDVTVYFVPATEEAVINDFKAFTEGLDGVSDVSYVSQNEALAEYRRKHADDAELLQGLDELEVNPLRARLHVHATDITYYESISESIQNKDLFSDDKETVIDKIDYFEDQNQIVIQRLSNIIDTSDLIMTVIILILVIVALIINYLTVRLTVYSSKDEIAVMGLVGTGRFYSQGPFIIEGLLYGVFGSFIAMIALYFFSLWANTITQNFFGGEGLVSYYSTNSLFVFGILLLIGVIVGCISSIIAVRKYIK